Proteins from a genomic interval of Zingiber officinale cultivar Zhangliang chromosome 1B, Zo_v1.1, whole genome shotgun sequence:
- the LOC121999523 gene encoding BES1/BZR1 homolog protein 2-like, whose translation MRSRGGEKSCGREQGKAEREREKTKLRERRRRSITSKIMEGLRKHGGYDLPARADVNDVLRALAAEAGWVVEHDGTTYRRAASQNLVPSVLTAVARARSSGVGAGNGGICTAVAAAPPPAEQGLFLFPNRSNEGFGAGAGYPDMCVVDGGGAAPSAYAWLPEEWTWGQPGA comes from the exons ATGAGGAGCAGAGGAGGAGAGAAGAGCTGCGGACGGGAACAGGGGAAGgccgagagagagagggagaagacgaAGCTGAGGGAGAGGCGGAGGCGATCGATCACGTCCAAGATAATGGAGGGCCTCCGGAAACACGGCGGCTACGACCTCCCTGCCCGTGCCGATGTCAACGACGTCCTCCGCGCTCTCGCTGCCGAGGCCGGGTGGGTCGTCGAGCACGACGGCACCACCTACCGCCGCGCCGCCTCGCAAAACCTC GTGCCTTCGGTCTTGACCGCGGTCGCTCGGGCGAGGAGCAGTGGCGTAGGCGCCGGCAACGGAGGAATATGTACGGCGGTCGCGGCTGCTCCTCCGCCGGCTGAGCAGGGGCTGTTTCTCTTTCCAAATCGGTCGAACGAGGGCTTCGGCGCCGGAGCCGGCTACCCGGACATGTGCGTCGTCGACGGAGGTGGCGCCGCTCCTAGCGCGTACGCGTGGCTGCCGGAGGAGTGGACGTGGGGACAACCGGGCGCTTGA
- the LOC121979754 gene encoding kxDL motif-containing protein 1-like isoform X1, with protein MPMLDSTPPQKADRNRASFLLVQSRSPAQLVFALYSSLSLSLSRSLSGFCAWRGCSSRRWFRSILSPEKKAIFASAQRGVTDRLGKTNMAARGGETGLEESGCIRAASEEVSRQFGTLVNAEDVESIKKLQYFILGRLQDSNAVLSHFNEFSERCYTEVSGDLTRNVRLLKSMKSDLDHIFMKLRNIKAKLKAAHPDAFPDDSTSKLIDQRPDLETPL; from the exons ATGCCAATGCTCGACTCAACTCCTCCACAAAAGGCCGATCGAAATAGAGCATCCTTCTTGCTAGTGCAGAGCAGATCGCCTGCTCAGTTGGTTTTTGCTCTatattcctctctctctctctctctctctcgctctctCTCTGGATTCTGTGCATGGCGAGGCTGCAGCAGTAGAAGGTGGTTTCGCTCGATTCTTTCGCCCGAGAAAAAAGCGATCTTTGCATCAGCTCAACGAGGGGTGACCGACCGTCTG GGTAAAACAAATATGGCGGCAAGGGGAGGGGAGACGGGATTGGAGGagagtgggtgcatcagggcggCGTCTGAAGAGGTCTCTCGCCAATTCGGAACCCTAGTGAACGCCGAAGATGTTGAGTCTATCAAGAAGCTTCAGTATTTCAT ATTGGGAAGATTGCAGGACAGTAATGCAGTTCTTTCACACTTCAATGAGTTCTCAGAACGGTGCTATACTGAGGTATCGGGTGACTTAACAAGAAATGTTCGACTCTTGAAATCCATGAAATCCGATCTAGACCACATCTTCATGAAACTGAG GAACATCAAGGCAAAACTGAAGGCTGCACATCCTGATGCCTTCCCCGATGATTCAACTTCAAAGTTGATTGATCAAAGGCCTGACCTCGAGACGCCTCTTTGA
- the LOC121979754 gene encoding kxDL motif-containing protein 1-like isoform X2, which produces MAARGGETGLEESGCIRAASEEVSRQFGTLVNAEDVESIKKLQYFILGRLQDSNAVLSHFNEFSERCYTEVSGDLTRNVRLLKSMKSDLDHIFMKLRNIKAKLKAAHPDAFPDDSTSKLIDQRPDLETPL; this is translated from the exons ATGGCGGCAAGGGGAGGGGAGACGGGATTGGAGGagagtgggtgcatcagggcggCGTCTGAAGAGGTCTCTCGCCAATTCGGAACCCTAGTGAACGCCGAAGATGTTGAGTCTATCAAGAAGCTTCAGTATTTCAT ATTGGGAAGATTGCAGGACAGTAATGCAGTTCTTTCACACTTCAATGAGTTCTCAGAACGGTGCTATACTGAGGTATCGGGTGACTTAACAAGAAATGTTCGACTCTTGAAATCCATGAAATCCGATCTAGACCACATCTTCATGAAACTGAG GAACATCAAGGCAAAACTGAAGGCTGCACATCCTGATGCCTTCCCCGATGATTCAACTTCAAAGTTGATTGATCAAAGGCCTGACCTCGAGACGCCTCTTTGA